One genomic window of Musa acuminata AAA Group cultivar baxijiao unplaced genomic scaffold, Cavendish_Baxijiao_AAA HiC_scaffold_1137, whole genome shotgun sequence includes the following:
- the LOC103999715 gene encoding UDP-xylose transporter 3 has protein sequence MGEGGGFQLGTVGALSLSVVSSVSIVICNKALMSSLGFIFATTLTSWHLLVTFCSLHVALLMKLFEHKPFDRKAVMGFGVLNGISIGLLNLSLGFNSVGFYQMTKLAIIPCTVFLETVFLAKKFSRSIQLSLTILLLGVGIATVTDLQLNLLGSVLSLLAVVTTCIAQIMTNTIQKKFKVSSTQLLYQSAPYQALTLFISGPFLDGLLTNQNVFAFNYTPQVLIFIVLSCLISVSVNFSTFLVIGKTSPVTYQVLGHLKTCLVLAFGYVLLHDPFSWRNIFGILVAIVGMVFYSYFCTIEGQQKAREASSQVLQVKDDESDPLIGTETGAGINDDGAAQTAQAWSSNKDLHA, from the exons ATGGGGGAGGGCGGGGGGTTCCAGTTGGGAACCGTCGGAGCGCTGAGCCTGTCGGTGGTATCGTCGGTGTCTATTGTGATTTGTAACAAGGCGTTGATGAGCTCCCTTGGCTTCATATTTG CCACTACTTTGACAAGCTGGCATCTTCTTGTTACCTTCTGTTCTCTTCATGTGGCAttgttgatgaaactatttgagcaCAAACCTTTTGATCGAAAGGCTGTCATGGGTTTTGGAGTACTAAATGGAATCTCCATAGGGCTATTAAATTTAAGCCTAGGTTTCAACTCTGTTGGTTTTTATCAG ATGACAAAGCTAGCAATCATTCCCTGTACTGTCTTCTTGGAGACTGTATTTTTGGCAAAAAAATTCAG TCGGAGTATTCAGCTCTCACTTACCATCCTTTTATTGGGTGTTGGAATTGCAACTGTGACAGATCTGCAGCTTAATTTGCTCGGATCTGTATTGTCTCTTCTAGCAGTTGTTACCACTTGCATTGCACAGATT ATGACAAACACTATACAAAAGAAGTTCAAGGTCTCTTCAACCCAACTTTTGTATCAATCTGCCCCTTACCAAGCTTTAACTCTGTTCATATCTGGTCCATTTCTTGATGGCCTTTTAACGAACCAGAATGTCTTTGCATTTAACTACACTCCTCAAGTTCTT atcTTCATTGTGCTTTCATGCCTAATATCGGTCTCCGTCAACTTCAGCACATTTCTTGTAATTGGGAAGACATCGCCTGTGACATATCAAGTTTTGGGTCATCTCAAAACATGCCTGGTTCTGGCTTTTGGTTATGTGTTGCTTCATGATCCATTCAGTTGGAGAAATATATTTGGGATCTTAGTTGCAATTGTTGGCATGGTGTTTTATTCTTATTTCTGTACAATTGAGGGCCAACAGAAAGCTCGTGAAGCATCCTCTCAAGTGTTGCAG GTGAAAGACGATGAGTCTGATCCTCTGATCGGAACCGAGACTGGAGCTGGCATAAATGATGATGGTGCAGCTCAAACGGCGCAAGCATGGAGCTCAAACAAAGATTTGCATGCATGA